One segment of Curtobacterium poinsettiae DNA contains the following:
- a CDS encoding HupE/UreJ family protein, translating into MPSGTTAALLRARPAHSAPLFALVARVVAALVLLGVVVIGALAGAAPASAHGFSSVVYADVTSTKPTVVQAKLGLEYDLMLVSVATSEDDDALHEQGQQAWDDGDFPGMVTAAEAHTDAIGKYVFDRFRVTGAGGQACTGTLDDTVTVDLQDEVPYAHVTADFACPEPSETQSGHVVSSELFPDDETFVRDTKTIVTYDVDDRTGSATLDASQRTFSTEQSAGERFWEFFRLGAEHLLTGIDHILFLVALIAGSRRLREVVYTASAFTIAHSITFILAALGVVSPPAIVVEPLIALSIAAVAGWYLWRLWRRRSRADELVVGEHGHFSLDRAGWTRLAVVFAFGLIHGLGFAGALGIHEAFSWQLLVSLLIFNVGIEAVQLAIIVIVFPPLSLLRRKAHRVSLWVTGAVTAGVFVMGMIWFVERLAAG; encoded by the coding sequence GTGCCCTCCGGAACCACCGCCGCGCTCCTGCGCGCCCGCCCTGCCCACTCCGCTCCCCTGTTCGCGCTCGTCGCACGGGTCGTCGCCGCGCTCGTGCTGCTCGGGGTGGTCGTGATCGGTGCGCTCGCGGGGGCGGCACCGGCGTCGGCGCACGGCTTCAGCTCGGTGGTCTACGCCGACGTCACGTCCACGAAGCCGACGGTCGTGCAGGCGAAGCTCGGGCTCGAGTACGACCTGATGCTCGTCTCGGTGGCGACGAGCGAGGACGACGACGCGCTGCACGAGCAGGGGCAGCAGGCCTGGGACGACGGGGACTTCCCGGGGATGGTGACGGCTGCCGAGGCGCACACCGACGCGATCGGGAAGTACGTGTTCGACCGGTTCCGGGTCACCGGAGCCGGCGGGCAGGCCTGCACGGGCACGCTCGACGACACCGTCACCGTCGACCTGCAGGACGAGGTGCCGTACGCCCACGTGACCGCGGACTTCGCCTGCCCGGAACCGTCGGAGACGCAGTCCGGGCACGTGGTGTCGTCGGAGCTCTTCCCCGACGACGAGACCTTCGTGCGCGACACCAAGACGATCGTCACCTACGACGTCGACGACCGGACGGGTTCGGCCACCCTCGATGCCTCGCAGCGCACGTTCTCGACCGAGCAGTCGGCGGGTGAGCGCTTCTGGGAGTTCTTCCGGCTCGGCGCCGAGCACCTGCTGACCGGGATCGACCACATCCTGTTCCTCGTGGCGCTCATCGCCGGGTCGCGTCGCCTGCGCGAGGTCGTCTACACGGCGTCCGCGTTCACGATCGCGCACTCGATCACGTTCATCCTCGCCGCCCTCGGTGTGGTCAGCCCGCCCGCGATCGTCGTCGAGCCGCTCATCGCCCTGTCGATCGCCGCGGTCGCCGGCTGGTACCTCTGGCGGCTCTGGCGTCGTCGATCGCGGGCCGACGAACTGGTGGTCGGCGAGCACGGGCACTTCTCGCTCGACCGCGCCGGGTGGACCCGCCTGGCCGTCGTCTTCGCGTTCGGCCTCATCCACGGCCTCGGGTTCGCCGGAGCCCTCGGCATCCACGAGGCGTTCTCGTGGCAGCTGCTCGTCTCGCTCCTGATCTTCAACGTCGGCATCGAGGCCGTGCAGCTCGCGATCATCGTCATCGTCTTCCCGCCGCTCTCGCTGCTGCGGCGGAAGGCGCACCGGGTGTCCCTCTGGGTGACGGGCGCCGTGACCGCCGGCGTGTTCGTGATGGGGATGATCTGGTTCGTCGAGCGGCTCGCGGCGGGCTGA
- a CDS encoding ABC transporter permease, which produces MTAVQMAPEAPGAPVTVAATGFRLAARRFRSNTLAVIGLALIVVIVLFCFVGPFVYPTDQTHTLLEQANQGPSAAHWLGTDAVGHDVLGRLMYGGKVSLMVGIAAGVLATVVGTLWGSVAGYVGGWVDALMMRVVDAGIAIPALFILLVISAITNPGVGGLIVILGLVSWLVPSRLIRAETLTLKNRDYVLTLRAIGGSHARAIGKHLLPNSVSTIVVAATFQVADAILLVAYVSYLGLGVQPPATDWGGMLSAGLTAAYSGRWWLIVPPGLAVILVVCAFNAVGDGLRDAFDVRGR; this is translated from the coding sequence ATGACCGCCGTCCAGATGGCCCCCGAAGCCCCGGGTGCCCCCGTCACCGTCGCGGCCACCGGGTTCCGGCTCGCCGCCCGCCGGTTCCGGAGCAACACCCTCGCCGTGATCGGCCTCGCCCTGATCGTCGTCATCGTGCTGTTCTGCTTCGTCGGCCCGTTCGTGTACCCGACCGACCAGACCCACACGCTGCTCGAGCAGGCCAACCAGGGCCCGAGCGCCGCGCACTGGCTCGGCACCGACGCCGTCGGCCACGACGTCCTCGGCCGCCTGATGTACGGCGGCAAGGTCTCCCTCATGGTGGGCATCGCCGCCGGGGTCCTGGCCACCGTCGTCGGGACCCTGTGGGGTTCCGTCGCCGGGTACGTCGGCGGCTGGGTCGACGCGCTGATGATGCGCGTCGTCGACGCCGGCATCGCGATCCCGGCCCTGTTCATCCTCCTCGTCATCTCGGCGATCACGAACCCGGGAGTGGGCGGCCTCATCGTCATCCTCGGCCTCGTGTCGTGGCTCGTGCCGTCCCGCCTGATCCGCGCCGAGACCCTGACGCTCAAGAACCGCGACTACGTCCTCACCCTGCGCGCGATCGGTGGCTCGCACGCCCGCGCGATCGGCAAGCACCTGCTGCCGAACTCGGTGTCGACGATCGTCGTCGCCGCGACGTTCCAGGTCGCCGACGCGATCCTGCTGGTCGCCTACGTCTCGTACCTCGGGCTCGGCGTGCAACCGCCCGCGACGGACTGGGGCGGCATGCTGTCGGCGGGTCTCACCGCCGCCTACTCCGGACGCTGGTGGCTCATCGTGCCGCCGGGTCTGGCCGTGATCCTGGTCGTCTGCGCGTTCAACGCGGTGGGCGACGGACTGCGGGACGCCTTCGACGTACGGGGACGCTGA
- a CDS encoding dipeptide ABC transporter ATP-binding protein, with protein MTTEPILRTTDLGVSFTTESGTVDAVRGVSLSVAPGETLALVGESGSGKSTVALAAMGLLSGNATASGSAVVAGHQVVGAPEPALRALRGSTVSMVFQEPATALDPLTRVGAQIAEVIRNHRDVSASAAAAEAVDLLRRVGIPDPESRTRSFPFQLSGGQRQRVVIAMAIANAPKLLIADEPTTALDVTVQAEILELLRALAVETGTGVLLVTHNMGVVADFADRVAVMLQGEIVETGGVEDVLLRPEHEYTRRLLAAVPRLEVAGDRPSAPVTDAETETAGRPGAAPAVDLRDVSVTFGRGARAVHALAGIDIAVHAGETVGLVGESGSGKSTAARVALGLIKPTSGTVSLFGQDLRTAKGRDRRALRSGIGVVLQDPVASLDARMSVAECIAEPLAVHRRGMSSTDRRRRIDEVLDAVRLPRTLASRAPRELSGGQRQRVSLARALVLEPRLLVADEPTSALDVSVQETVLEVLGELQDDLGFACLFVSHDLAVVQHFAERVVVMRQGVVEEQGTTGTTLLHPTTDYTRRLLAAVPVPDPVLQRQRRTERLASLAAVTA; from the coding sequence ATGACGACCGAACCGATCCTGCGGACGACCGACCTCGGCGTCTCCTTCACCACCGAGTCCGGCACGGTCGACGCCGTGCGGGGGGTGTCGCTGTCGGTCGCCCCCGGCGAGACCCTCGCCCTGGTCGGCGAGTCCGGCTCCGGCAAGTCGACCGTCGCCCTCGCCGCGATGGGCCTGCTCTCCGGCAACGCGACGGCCTCGGGCAGCGCGGTCGTCGCCGGCCACCAGGTGGTCGGTGCCCCCGAACCCGCGCTCCGGGCACTGCGCGGATCGACCGTCTCGATGGTCTTCCAGGAGCCCGCGACCGCCCTCGACCCGCTCACCCGCGTCGGTGCGCAGATCGCCGAGGTGATCCGGAACCACCGTGACGTCTCCGCGTCCGCCGCAGCGGCCGAGGCCGTCGACCTGCTCCGTCGCGTCGGTATCCCCGACCCCGAGTCGCGCACCCGGTCGTTCCCGTTCCAGCTGTCGGGTGGGCAGCGTCAGCGCGTGGTCATCGCGATGGCGATCGCGAACGCGCCGAAGCTGCTCATCGCTGACGAACCGACCACGGCCCTCGACGTGACCGTGCAGGCCGAGATCCTCGAGCTCCTCCGAGCGCTCGCCGTCGAGACCGGCACCGGCGTGCTGCTCGTCACGCACAACATGGGTGTCGTCGCGGACTTCGCCGACCGGGTCGCGGTCATGCTCCAGGGCGAGATCGTCGAGACCGGCGGGGTCGAGGACGTCCTGCTCCGCCCCGAGCACGAGTACACCCGGCGGCTCCTCGCCGCGGTACCGCGGCTCGAGGTGGCGGGCGACCGCCCGTCGGCTCCCGTCACCGACGCGGAGACCGAGACGGCAGGGAGGCCCGGTGCGGCCCCGGCGGTCGACCTGCGGGACGTCTCGGTGACCTTCGGGCGCGGGGCGCGCGCCGTCCACGCGCTCGCAGGCATCGACATCGCGGTGCACGCCGGTGAGACCGTCGGCCTGGTCGGCGAGTCCGGCTCCGGCAAGTCGACCGCGGCCCGGGTGGCGCTCGGGCTGATCAAGCCGACGTCCGGCACGGTGTCGCTGTTCGGGCAGGACCTGCGGACCGCGAAGGGTCGTGACCGTCGTGCCCTCCGCTCCGGCATCGGCGTCGTGCTGCAGGACCCGGTGGCGTCCCTGGACGCCCGGATGTCGGTGGCCGAGTGCATCGCGGAACCCCTCGCCGTGCACCGTCGCGGGATGTCCTCCACTGACCGTCGTCGGCGCATCGACGAGGTGCTCGACGCGGTACGGCTGCCGCGGACCCTGGCATCCCGTGCCCCGCGCGAGCTCTCCGGCGGGCAGCGCCAGCGGGTCTCGCTCGCCCGGGCGCTGGTGCTCGAACCGCGGTTGCTCGTCGCCGACGAGCCGACCTCGGCGCTCGACGTCAGCGTGCAGGAGACCGTGCTCGAGGTCCTCGGTGAGCTGCAGGACGACCTCGGCTTCGCGTGCCTGTTCGTCTCGCACGACCTGGCCGTCGTGCAGCACTTCGCCGAGCGCGTCGTGGTGATGCGCCAGGGCGTCGTCGAGGAGCAGGGCACCACCGGCACGACGCTGCTGCACCCCACCACCGACTACACCCGGCGTCTGCTCGCCGCGGTGCCGGTGCCCGACCCCGTGCTGCAACGGCAGCGTCGGACGGAGCGCCTCGCCTCGCTCGCGGCGGTGACCGCGTGA
- a CDS encoding ABC transporter permease, with protein sequence MTTALYLTRRVLQALAVILIVTVVVFCLLHALPGGPARGVLGVSATPTQIAQFNQAQGLDQPLPVQYLRFLGRLLTGDLGTSYTLNEPVSQLIAERLPKTLVLTGISAVLGLVVAIPVGMLQAARRNGAVDYAATALAFVFYSTPAFFLGLVLIIVFSQQLPWLPSQAPSGNTLAEVFQDPAGLVLPVVTGALAMIAVFSRYMRASTLENLQEDYVRTARAGGASTPTILRRHVFRNSLTPVVAMLGYYLPVLFGGALVTEQLFNYPGMGLLFWNAAQSSDYPTLLGCVLVISIATVIGTLLADVAQSLIDPRVKASRA encoded by the coding sequence ATGACCACAGCTCTCTACCTCACCAGGCGCGTCCTGCAGGCGCTCGCGGTGATCCTCATCGTCACCGTCGTGGTGTTCTGCCTGCTCCACGCGCTGCCCGGCGGCCCCGCCCGCGGCGTGCTCGGCGTCTCCGCGACCCCGACGCAGATCGCCCAGTTCAACCAGGCGCAGGGGCTCGACCAGCCGCTGCCCGTGCAGTACCTGCGGTTCCTCGGCCGTCTGCTGACGGGCGACCTCGGCACCTCGTACACGCTCAACGAGCCGGTCTCGCAGCTCATCGCCGAGCGCCTGCCGAAGACCCTCGTGCTCACCGGCATCTCCGCGGTGCTCGGACTCGTCGTCGCGATCCCGGTCGGGATGCTCCAGGCGGCCCGCCGCAACGGCGCGGTCGACTACGCCGCCACCGCCCTGGCGTTCGTCTTCTACTCGACGCCCGCGTTCTTCCTGGGACTCGTCCTGATCATCGTCTTCAGCCAGCAGCTGCCGTGGCTGCCGTCCCAGGCCCCGAGCGGGAACACCCTCGCCGAGGTCTTCCAGGACCCAGCCGGGCTCGTGCTGCCCGTGGTGACCGGAGCCCTCGCGATGATCGCCGTGTTCAGCCGGTACATGCGCGCCTCGACGCTCGAGAACCTGCAGGAGGACTACGTCCGCACCGCCCGCGCCGGCGGCGCCTCGACGCCGACGATCCTGCGGCGGCACGTGTTCCGGAACTCGCTGACCCCGGTCGTGGCGATGCTCGGGTACTACCTGCCGGTGCTGTTCGGTGGCGCCCTGGTGACCGAGCAGCTGTTCAACTACCCCGGCATGGGGCTGCTGTTCTGGAACGCGGCACAGTCCTCCGACTACCCGACGCTGCTCGGCTGCGTGCTCGTCATCTCCATCGCGACCGTCATCGGCACCCTGCTCGCCGACGTCGCACAGTCCCTCATCGACCCGCGAGTGAAGGCGAGCCGCGCATGA
- a CDS encoding ROK family protein, translating to MTRVLAGVDVGGTNTKVVLTTPDLEVIDRVDLPTPAHAGGAAIVTAALGAVTGLLETHRASLAGVGVGAAGVVDRTTGTVLVTGNSFTGWAGYGVTRAVTDALGVPATLDNDVNAFLLGEIATGAVVGESDVLGMTLGTGVGGALVLDGRLFAGPRGAAGEIGHVPGFGDARCTCGQTGHLETIAGARGIADRYAERSGRMLSARDVAVAARGGDADAAAVFATAGWGLARAALLTAGILDVTTVLVGGGIARSWDLLEPAITAAIAAEPPVSGATIRLAQSTLGSDAVALGAAAQVRARVLEPETA from the coding sequence GTGACCCGGGTCCTGGCCGGGGTCGACGTCGGCGGCACCAACACGAAGGTCGTCCTGACCACGCCCGACCTCGAGGTCATCGACCGCGTCGACCTGCCGACGCCCGCCCACGCGGGCGGGGCGGCGATCGTGACGGCCGCACTCGGGGCCGTGACGGGTCTGCTCGAGACGCACCGGGCCTCCTTGGCGGGTGTCGGGGTGGGCGCGGCCGGCGTCGTCGACCGGACCACGGGAACCGTCCTGGTCACCGGCAACTCGTTCACCGGCTGGGCCGGGTACGGCGTGACCCGGGCGGTGACGGACGCCCTCGGGGTCCCCGCGACCCTCGACAACGACGTGAACGCGTTCCTGCTCGGCGAGATCGCCACCGGCGCGGTCGTGGGGGAGTCCGATGTGCTCGGCATGACCCTCGGTACCGGTGTCGGCGGCGCGCTCGTGCTCGACGGACGGCTCTTCGCCGGCCCGCGCGGGGCCGCCGGTGAGATCGGCCACGTCCCCGGCTTCGGTGACGCCCGGTGCACCTGCGGGCAGACCGGGCACCTGGAGACCATCGCGGGCGCGCGCGGCATCGCCGACCGCTACGCCGAACGCTCCGGGCGGATGCTCTCGGCGCGGGACGTCGCCGTCGCCGCACGCGGCGGGGACGCCGACGCGGCCGCCGTCTTCGCCACCGCGGGGTGGGGTCTGGCCCGTGCCGCACTGCTGACCGCGGGGATCCTCGACGTCACGACCGTCCTGGTCGGCGGCGGGATCGCGCGGTCCTGGGACCTGCTCGAACCGGCCATCACGGCGGCGATCGCCGCGGAACCGCCGGTCAGCGGGGCGACGATCCGGCTCGCGCAGTCGACGCTCGGATCCGACGCCGTCGCACTCGGCGCGGCGGCGCAGGTGCGAGCGCGCGTGCTGGAGCCGGAGACCGCGTAG
- a CDS encoding ROK family protein produces the protein MADLSARVLELVASGQAASRTEIAKVLGAAPSTVSHVVGQLLEHGILAEEGTDVSTGGRPRKVLRIGGVDEYAVAADVGGGHARIGVVLPGGALESVANVPFALSDGPTAGLQRLAALLERLADDRGREGLRGVGLSLPGPVDVVAGVVDLPSRMPGWNGFPVAAWLSDRFGLPAIVDNDANCMAAGEQTVQDPARRQTITIKAGSAIGAGIVIDGRLYRGSTGAAGDITHVRIDAAGDTPCSCGNTGCLETVASGAALVRILSNAGVDVASTADVVRLASDAHPEATRAVRMAGGYLGEVLAANVNFFNPDAVYLGGILSTLDPFIAAVRSQLYESCHPLMTQHLAIEPVSLGADAGLVGAGQFALQRGLAASLEELSAPIPQSTTRNRSVRV, from the coding sequence GTGGCCGATCTCAGTGCCCGCGTCCTCGAGCTCGTCGCATCGGGGCAGGCCGCCAGCCGGACCGAGATCGCGAAGGTGCTCGGAGCCGCCCCCTCGACCGTCTCGCACGTCGTCGGTCAGCTCCTGGAGCACGGGATCCTCGCCGAGGAAGGCACGGACGTCTCGACCGGCGGGCGACCCCGCAAGGTGCTCCGCATCGGCGGCGTCGACGAGTACGCGGTCGCCGCGGACGTCGGTGGCGGACACGCGCGCATCGGCGTGGTCCTGCCGGGAGGCGCGCTCGAGTCGGTCGCGAACGTCCCGTTCGCGCTCTCCGACGGTCCGACCGCCGGGCTCCAGCGCCTGGCCGCGCTGCTCGAGCGGCTCGCCGACGACCGTGGTCGCGAGGGACTGCGGGGCGTCGGGCTCAGCCTGCCCGGGCCCGTCGACGTCGTCGCCGGCGTCGTGGACCTGCCGAGCCGGATGCCGGGGTGGAACGGGTTCCCCGTCGCCGCGTGGCTGAGCGACCGGTTCGGCCTGCCGGCGATCGTCGACAACGACGCGAACTGCATGGCAGCGGGTGAACAGACCGTGCAGGACCCGGCTCGACGCCAGACCATCACGATCAAGGCCGGCTCGGCGATCGGCGCGGGCATCGTCATCGACGGTCGGCTCTACCGGGGGTCGACCGGGGCCGCCGGGGACATCACGCACGTGCGGATCGACGCCGCCGGGGACACCCCGTGCTCGTGCGGCAACACCGGCTGCCTCGAGACGGTGGCGTCCGGGGCCGCCCTGGTCCGGATCCTGTCGAACGCGGGGGTCGACGTCGCCTCGACCGCCGACGTCGTCCGGCTCGCCTCGGACGCGCACCCCGAAGCCACCCGCGCCGTGCGGATGGCGGGCGGGTACCTGGGCGAGGTGCTCGCCGCCAACGTGAACTTCTTCAACCCGGACGCCGTCTACCTGGGCGGCATCCTGTCGACCCTGGACCCGTTCATCGCCGCCGTGCGCAGCCAGCTCTACGAGAGCTGCCACCCGTTGATGACCCAGCACCTGGCCATCGAGCCGGTGTCGCTCGGTGCCGACGCCGGGCTCGTCGGCGCCGGCCAGTTCGCCCTGCAGCGGGGTCTCGCCGCCTCGCTCGAGGAGCTCTCCGCACCCATCCCCCAGTCCACCACCAGGAACAGGAGCGTCCGTGTCTGA
- a CDS encoding peptide ABC transporter substrate-binding protein, which produces MSKPRRWALLTGAAIAVSALLAGCSGGGNASQGSTDEIDYALPANFTPNWILPIGTAAHLNTNNGSIAQSLYEPLVAYDGSTGKIAWNKAGSVATDAQFADDGKSVTMTLGDRHWSDGEAITSRDVGFWFNLIKANKDQWGSYSKGKAPDNWTSFKALDDTHFTITFDKAYNSDWMLANQLSHIIPLPQHAWDKTSATAKVTDADETTAGAKQVWKYLNTAAGKISDYATDDLWKTISGPYGVKTFTTAGKVTLTANKKYDGGEKPSITTVNLLPFTTADAEVNAVRSGEVDYGYINATDMDQESSFTAKGYEVEPWTGWAITYMPYNFNNPDMGAVFKQLYARQAVQMSIDQTSLSKVVFNGTATSTYGPIPQAQESDYVSDVQKSNPYPFSTSKAKDLLTSHGWEEQGGTMVCTDPGTSASQCGEGVEEGTKFSMQVLSQSGSTVTDNMMSAIQSSLAKTGIDFTIKTAPVSSVLSQTPTCTSDEASCDWDLSFFGTAGSWYFPAYPTGESLFQTGGSANFGSYSNKEVDSLIDATTTSTDATAVQDYSAAVAKDLPVIWLPSPDYQISVVKKGLSGFDQDSLANFHPAQWKWTE; this is translated from the coding sequence ATGTCCAAGCCCCGTCGCTGGGCGCTCCTCACCGGAGCTGCGATCGCCGTGAGCGCGCTGCTCGCCGGCTGTTCCGGAGGCGGCAACGCCTCGCAGGGATCGACCGACGAGATCGACTACGCGCTCCCCGCCAACTTCACGCCGAACTGGATCCTGCCGATCGGCACCGCCGCGCACCTCAACACGAACAACGGCTCCATCGCCCAGTCGCTGTACGAGCCGCTCGTCGCGTACGACGGCTCCACCGGCAAGATCGCGTGGAACAAGGCCGGCTCCGTCGCCACCGACGCGCAGTTCGCCGACGACGGCAAGAGCGTCACCATGACGCTCGGCGACCGGCACTGGTCGGACGGCGAGGCGATCACGAGCCGCGACGTCGGCTTCTGGTTCAACCTGATCAAGGCGAACAAGGACCAGTGGGGCTCGTACTCCAAGGGCAAGGCGCCGGACAACTGGACGTCGTTCAAGGCGCTCGATGACACGCACTTCACCATCACGTTCGACAAGGCCTACAACTCGGACTGGATGCTCGCCAACCAGCTGAGCCACATCATCCCGCTGCCCCAGCACGCCTGGGACAAGACCAGCGCGACCGCGAAGGTGACCGACGCCGACGAGACCACCGCCGGCGCGAAGCAGGTGTGGAAGTACCTCAACACCGCCGCCGGCAAGATCTCCGACTACGCCACGGACGACCTGTGGAAGACGATCTCCGGTCCCTACGGCGTCAAGACCTTCACCACGGCCGGCAAGGTCACGCTGACGGCCAACAAGAAGTACGACGGTGGTGAGAAGCCGTCGATCACGACGGTGAACCTGCTGCCCTTCACCACGGCCGACGCCGAGGTGAACGCCGTCCGCTCGGGCGAGGTCGACTACGGGTACATCAACGCGACCGACATGGACCAGGAGTCGTCCTTCACGGCGAAGGGCTACGAGGTCGAGCCGTGGACCGGCTGGGCGATCACGTACATGCCGTACAACTTCAACAACCCCGACATGGGTGCCGTCTTCAAGCAGCTGTACGCCCGTCAGGCCGTCCAGATGTCGATCGACCAGACGTCGCTGTCGAAGGTCGTCTTCAACGGCACCGCCACCTCGACCTACGGTCCGATCCCGCAGGCGCAGGAGTCCGACTACGTCTCCGACGTGCAGAAGTCGAACCCGTACCCGTTCAGCACCTCGAAGGCCAAGGACCTGCTGACCAGCCACGGCTGGGAGGAGCAGGGCGGCACGATGGTCTGCACCGACCCGGGCACGTCCGCCAGCCAGTGCGGCGAGGGTGTCGAGGAGGGCACGAAGTTCTCGATGCAGGTGCTGTCGCAGTCCGGTTCGACCGTGACCGACAACATGATGAGCGCGATCCAGTCCTCGCTCGCGAAGACCGGCATCGACTTCACCATCAAGACCGCGCCGGTGTCGAGCGTGCTGTCGCAGACCCCGACCTGCACCTCGGACGAAGCCAGCTGCGACTGGGACCTGTCGTTCTTCGGCACCGCGGGCAGCTGGTACTTCCCGGCCTACCCGACCGGTGAGTCGCTGTTCCAGACCGGCGGTTCGGCGAACTTCGGCAGCTACTCGAACAAGGAGGTCGACTCCCTGATCGACGCGACCACCACCTCGACCGACGCGACCGCCGTGCAGGACTACAGTGCCGCGGTCGCGAAGGACCTGCCGGTGATCTGGCTGCCGAGCCCCGACTACCAGATCTCGGTCGTCAAGAAGGGCCTGTCCGGGTTCGACCAGGACTCGCTCGCGAACTTCCACCCGGCCCAGTGGAAGTGGACCGAGTAG
- a CDS encoding M81 family metallopeptidase, whose translation MSETGPVTPAAPASTAGARRPVIAIAGLAIETSTFTPTRTHAPAFHPDRGDEAVARYPFLATMADRADFRGALIGHALPGGIVDRASYEALADEIVERLRALGPVDGLWYDIHGAMVVEGLDDAETDLLGRIRAVVGPDVIVSASMDLHGNVTRELAHQVDLVTCYRMAPHEDTLETKERAVRNLVDVLTERPVGAQRPVKAWIPIPVLLPGEQTSTRLDPAKSLYAQVPLVEQTEGVLDAAIWVGYAWADQPRDQAVTVVTGWDEAAVAAGAERLARAFWDVREDFVFVAPTGTFEECLDAALAPGAAKPYFVSDSGDNPTAGGSGDMTWGLTQVLARPEFQDPSGPTVIYASVPGPAAVAAAVDAGVGATITVTAGASVDHVHAGPITMTGRVHAIKHGDRDAETEVVLQVGSVFAILTKLRKPYHHEHDFTDLDLAPRQADVVIVKIGYLEPELFDMSADWMLALTPGGVDQDLLRLGHHRIERPMFPYDRVFPTAPDLRARIVPASNEPLGAPA comes from the coding sequence GTGTCTGAGACCGGTCCCGTCACCCCCGCCGCCCCCGCCAGCACCGCTGGTGCCCGTCGCCCGGTCATCGCCATCGCCGGCCTGGCCATCGAGACCTCGACGTTCACGCCGACCCGGACCCACGCACCCGCGTTCCACCCGGACCGCGGCGACGAGGCCGTCGCCCGGTACCCGTTCCTGGCGACGATGGCCGACCGGGCGGACTTCCGCGGGGCGCTCATCGGGCACGCACTGCCCGGCGGGATCGTCGATCGGGCATCGTACGAAGCGCTGGCCGACGAGATCGTGGAGCGGTTGCGTGCACTGGGTCCGGTCGACGGCCTCTGGTACGACATCCACGGCGCGATGGTGGTCGAGGGACTCGACGACGCCGAGACGGACCTGCTCGGCCGCATCCGCGCGGTCGTCGGCCCCGACGTCATCGTGTCCGCGTCGATGGACCTGCACGGCAACGTCACGCGCGAGCTCGCCCACCAGGTCGACCTGGTCACCTGCTACCGGATGGCCCCGCACGAGGACACCCTCGAGACGAAGGAGCGTGCCGTCCGGAACCTCGTCGACGTGCTGACCGAACGACCCGTCGGTGCGCAGCGACCAGTGAAGGCCTGGATCCCGATCCCCGTCCTGCTGCCCGGCGAGCAGACCTCGACCCGCCTCGATCCGGCGAAGTCCCTGTACGCGCAGGTCCCGCTCGTCGAGCAGACCGAGGGCGTGCTCGACGCCGCGATCTGGGTCGGGTACGCGTGGGCGGACCAGCCCCGCGACCAGGCCGTCACCGTCGTCACCGGATGGGACGAGGCCGCCGTCGCCGCCGGTGCCGAACGGCTCGCCCGGGCGTTCTGGGACGTCCGCGAGGACTTCGTGTTCGTCGCCCCCACCGGCACGTTCGAGGAGTGCCTCGACGCAGCGCTCGCCCCGGGCGCCGCGAAGCCGTACTTCGTCTCGGACTCGGGCGACAACCCCACGGCGGGCGGTTCCGGGGACATGACGTGGGGGCTGACGCAGGTGCTCGCCCGCCCGGAGTTCCAGGACCCGTCCGGCCCGACCGTCATCTACGCGAGCGTGCCCGGGCCGGCCGCGGTCGCCGCGGCGGTGGACGCCGGCGTCGGTGCGACGATCACCGTGACCGCCGGAGCGTCGGTGGACCACGTGCATGCCGGCCCGATCACGATGACCGGGCGGGTGCACGCGATCAAGCACGGCGACCGAGACGCCGAGACCGAGGTCGTGCTGCAGGTCGGCAGCGTCTTCGCGATCCTGACGAAGCTGCGGAAGCCGTACCACCACGAGCACGACTTCACCGACCTCGACCTGGCGCCGCGGCAGGCGGACGTCGTCATCGTGAAGATCGGGTACCTCGAACCGGAGCTGTTCGACATGTCCGCCGACTGGATGCTCGCGCTCACCCCGGGCGGTGTCGACCAGGACCTGCTGCGCCTCGGGCACCACAGGATCGAGCGGCCGATGTTCC